In Mesorhizobium sp. M9A.F.Ca.ET.002.03.1.2, the DNA window GCCGAAGCCGCGGGCGCGACAACCGGCCGTGGCCAGCTTCTGCTTGCCGATCACATCGGCGGCGCGGCGCTTGCCTCGGCGGGAGCGCCGCCGGACATGAGTGGCCGCCTGGAAGTCGGCATAGTCACTATCGACGATGCTATCGCCCGCCGAGGTCTCAGGCCGCCCTCGCTGGTCAAGATCGACGTGGAAGGCGCCGAAATCGACGTCCTGGGCGGCATGACGCAAACGCTGCGTAGGCACCGTCCGAAGGTGATTTACGAGGTCGACGATGCAACGCGCGAGGGGCTCGATCGCAAGGCCCGAAAGATCGCGGAATTCCTGACTGCCGCAGGCTACGCATTGAAATCGTTGCCAGCCTCCTATGACAATCGGGCATGGCAGGTCGAACACGTCTTCGCGCAACCGATGGACACTTGAGAGTTATCTTCGTGGAGCCATCACAGGGATCCCATGCAAGGCACGGCAAGCGCGATCAAGACGGACAAGAGAGGCGGTGCGCGACTTCTGCCGAGCCCGGCGATACGTCATCGATGCCTTGGAAAGTCTCGCACGATTCTCGCGCAGCCAATGACGACGTGAGGAGGTCTTAATTGTTGCACCGTCATGACTGGGCAGCACCTGCTGAACAGGCCGAGTCCGGCGTTGTCGGACCGGAGATTCTCATCGCAGATAGTTTTCAAGACGATCGCACCCGCGGCACGGTGATAGGGACCTTGGCGACAAAGGGAGGGGTCAGGCGAGGACGCGACATCGAACGCCAGATCGCGATCGATCACGGTGCACTTCGTTTCCAGCCACTCGTCAGGCCAGGCTGGGGCCGGCAAGGGATTTCCTACGGTCCCTTTCAACGAGAGGCTGGTCTGGTGTTGTTGGTCTCTATCACCAACGGCCACAACACATCGCAGGGATCGCCACTGCCTGAGGACATCGCCAGGCGAGTCTACCGTTGGCTGCGGGGGCCCGGCATCGACCCATGGCCCGGCCGTCTGGTTTCGTTGATGCGTGCGCCGCGAAAGAGATCCACACTTCGCCGTTTTTGGTGGTGGTTGCTTAGCACGCCCTTGACCTACCGGGGTCCGAATATCAACGAGAACCTCGCTGTCGGGTGGTTCCCCAGCGAGGCGCCGGCCAATCCCGTGGAAGAGGGTTGCGGCTTTGTCGTGCACGCCGCCGAAGGCGAAAATGGCGAGCTGTGGGCTCGTGTAGGAAAGCAATGCCTGAGTGCGTTTCGGCGTCTGAAGAACCTTCATGTCTACTATGTCGTGGCGTTGCGGGAGCAGGGCGCTGTCTATTATGCGGCTGCCGACCAAAGAGCTCATGGGCTCGCTGCTTTTCCGATGATGCGTCCGATTGCGATCGATCCTTTCAACAAGGACGAAAAGCTGTTTGCGGGCGTTCACCAATCGGCGCTAGGCCAGATCGGGTTTCGCGTCGACACACGCGTCCAAGCGGTTCATGTCGGGCGGCTGCCTGAATTTTCCACGAGGTTTAGCACCGCCCACGCTGCCGATGCCCTGGCGGAAGGCTTGCCGGCGCAAACCGCCGCAATCGGGGGCCGGTGGCGATTTTTGCAGGACGCTGGCGACGACCTATCCGTCGTCGATCCTGGTTGCCCTTCAGGATTGATCCATGGGCTGCTGGAAATCAGCGCGGTCTCGGATGTGTGTGGTCTCGTCTGGCGGTTTCGGGACAAGGACAATTTCTGGCTGCTGAAACTCTCGACGCTCGGATGCACTTTGGTCAGCAGGCAATCGGGCAAAGAGACGACGATCGCGACCAATACGGGACACGCCTTGCGCGAGTGTTCCACCCATTCGGTCCAGATTCTCGACTGGGACGGTCAGGTGAGCTGCTTTCTGGATGGGGCTCGTCTTTTCGACCTGCCTGCCGAGGCTGGTTCAGCCGAGGATGCTACCGGGGTAGGTGCATGGACAAGCGCCGACAGTGAGCCGCGTTGGCATAATTTCGAGGCTCATCCTTGCGAAGTTCCCATCCCATTGATGGCGCCTCTGGAGGCATCTTGGAACCAACTCGGAGCAAGCCTGTCCTACGCCGACGATTTTACCGGCACCGCCGGTGAATTGGATCGCCGCACGACGGAGCTCGGCCGTGGACAATGGGCAAGAACACTGGGGACCGGGGTCATCGACGTCGACGGGCTGGGCAGCGCCCGTGTGCGCGCGAGCGTAGACAGACCGAACCCGGGTCGGACATTCTATTCGCTGCCTTGGGATCTACCGGGGTTCAGCGATCTCGAGGTTACAATCGAGCCTCCTGGGGAGCGCCGAGGCCAAGATCAGCGCAGCCGTGCAGGACTGCTCTTCTGGCAAGACAGCGACAACTACGTCTGTGTCACGACTTGGCTCGACGATGTCTACCAGGGGGCTTCGATTTCGGTATTCATCAAGCGGCTCGGCTTTGAGGAACTTTATGACGCGGTTTGGACCAATGTGGCGGACAAGGTGGTTTGGGGAAAATGCTTTCGCATGCGCGCTGCATTCGACGGAAATCGGTTTGCAATCCTGATCGACGACGAACTGGTGATGCAGCGAAGCCTCACCGACATCTATCCCGACGATGCTGCCCTTCAAATTTTGCGGGTCGGGCTCGCCGTCAACTGGGAATGGGGAGATGATACGGGCTCGGTGTTCACCTCGTTCAAGGCCAGGCGCTGAGCGAAAGAGCGGTTTCGCTTTCCGAGCCGTGAACGGTGAGTGGCGATGGCCTTGTCATAAAGGTTCCGGGTCGACTGGGCTATTTTTTCCCACGCATAGAGGTCGGCGACCCGCTCGGCCCCCCGGCGTCCGAGTTTCGCCGCTCGCGCTGGATCTCCAAGAAGGCCGATGATCTGGGTTGCCAGTGCATTCGGGTCGTTCTTCTCAACCAGTACGCCGCCGCCAGTCGCTTCCATGATCTCCGTCATGCCGCCTACACGCGTGGCTACGACAGGAGTGCCATTGGACAGCGCCTCGATCAGGCTCATTCCGAAGGACTCGCTGAGAGAGGGATTTACGACAAGCGATGCTTCGGCATATCGCTCGGCCAATTTCTTGTAGGGCTGCGTGCCGGCGAAACAGACGGTGGGAGCGATCGCCGGCGCTATCATCGCACGTAGCGCGGCGTCGTAGGAACCAAGGTATGCGCTACCGCCGTGGTAGAAGCGAGCGAGATCCCGGACGTCACGGTCCGTGCTCAGGTCAATCAGGAACTCACGAGGAAGAGTTGCCGACGGGCCGACGATCTCGAGGCGGGCTTCAGGACAGGCTGCAACAACGCTCTGCCAGGCTTCGATCAGCGTGTGGATGCCTTTTTCGGATGACACACGGCCGACGAACAAAACCTTTCCCGGTATTCGTGCGACGGCAGTGACGTCCTGGCTCGCGGGCACTCCGTTCGGCAGGACTGCGAAGTTTGTGTCCATTTCAGCAAAGCGCGTGCGCGCCGCGGCCACGACATGCTCAGAGCACCCGACGGCGAGATCGGTGGCGGCGAGCGCTTGTTTCATCGCATTGCGGTCAAGTTCCGCAAGCCAGTCACAATGCATGTGCAACACGATTGCTGCTTGCGGCGCCGC includes these proteins:
- a CDS encoding FkbM family methyltransferase is translated as MRSTAKFLGMFCDARVIARGEAAGLKLVARSADPNFVRGTYEPPIQQAIVANLAPGDAFFDIGANIGFFCLIAARRVGPRGQVYAFEPVPRNAEAVAESARLSGFDTIRVFAEAAGATTGRGQLLLADHIGGAALASAGAPPDMSGRLEVGIVTIDDAIARRGLRPPSLVKIDVEGAEIDVLGGMTQTLRRHRPKVIYEVDDATREGLDRKARKIAEFLTAAGYALKSLPASYDNRAWQVEHVFAQPMDT
- a CDS encoding oxidoreductase, with product MLHRHDWAAPAEQAESGVVGPEILIADSFQDDRTRGTVIGTLATKGGVRRGRDIERQIAIDHGALRFQPLVRPGWGRQGISYGPFQREAGLVLLVSITNGHNTSQGSPLPEDIARRVYRWLRGPGIDPWPGRLVSLMRAPRKRSTLRRFWWWLLSTPLTYRGPNINENLAVGWFPSEAPANPVEEGCGFVVHAAEGENGELWARVGKQCLSAFRRLKNLHVYYVVALREQGAVYYAAADQRAHGLAAFPMMRPIAIDPFNKDEKLFAGVHQSALGQIGFRVDTRVQAVHVGRLPEFSTRFSTAHAADALAEGLPAQTAAIGGRWRFLQDAGDDLSVVDPGCPSGLIHGLLEISAVSDVCGLVWRFRDKDNFWLLKLSTLGCTLVSRQSGKETTIATNTGHALRECSTHSVQILDWDGQVSCFLDGARLFDLPAEAGSAEDATGVGAWTSADSEPRWHNFEAHPCEVPIPLMAPLEASWNQLGASLSYADDFTGTAGELDRRTTELGRGQWARTLGTGVIDVDGLGSARVRASVDRPNPGRTFYSLPWDLPGFSDLEVTIEPPGERRGQDQRSRAGLLFWQDSDNYVCVTTWLDDVYQGASISVFIKRLGFEELYDAVWTNVADKVVWGKCFRMRAAFDGNRFAILIDDELVMQRSLTDIYPDDAALQILRVGLAVNWEWGDDTGSVFTSFKARR
- a CDS encoding glycosyltransferase family 4 protein produces the protein MKIVILSQPFDTVTPPIQNSIGIWTYEVARRLGADCDTTIVARRLRGMPAQMEIEGIRFELLTCAPARVWSMASRLWSRVWPRSPLVAQSLYAFDYLAQAIRTIRRLSPDVVHIQNFPQYVPAIRRAAPQAAIVLHMHCDWLAELDRNAMKQALAATDLAVGCSEHVVAAARTRFAEMDTNFAVLPNGVPASQDVTAVARIPGKVLFVGRVSSEKGIHTLIEAWQSVVAACPEARLEIVGPSATLPREFLIDLSTDRDVRDLARFYHGGSAYLGSYDAALRAMIAPAIAPTVCFAGTQPYKKLAERYAEASLVVNPSLSESFGMSLIEALSNGTPVVATRVGGMTEIMEATGGGVLVEKNDPNALATQIIGLLGDPARAAKLGRRGAERVADLYAWEKIAQSTRNLYDKAIATHRSRLGKRNRSFAQRLALNEVNTEPVSSPHSQLTASPTRKI